Sequence from the Desulfobulbaceae bacterium genome:
AGTTTCCAAGAACCAAGACAACAGGCTTCCACTTAAGCAGGGAATCCAAATCATTAAAGTCCGTGTTGTAACGAGCAAAAAGGGATGACAACTTAGCCCGCACCTTGCTTTGAATCTTGTTCTGTAAGGCTTTTTCGTCCATACGGTGTCCTTTCAAAATAAGCAGTTAAAGTCAATAGCTGGTGACTGTTGCTCTGCAGACTACTGACTCAAAGAAACTGAGCCGTTGTAAAACGGCTACCCAAATCGTTCCCGATAGTCGAATCGACATTGGGATTTTTTGCACAGGAACAACAGAAAACAACGGTTTTTTGTAACCGTTCACCAGGGGCACCAAAACTACAGTACAGATAACCCCGGAACTGTAAACGTTCACAGCGCTGCAGATGCGCGAAAGAGGCCTGTACGCTATACACATGGTATGCGGACCAGGCCGATGACAAAGCAAATGCAGCGCTGTGAACGTTTACGAATTTTTTAAACCTACCAGAATCGTCAGCCGGCGTCAAATGAACATCCAGCCTGCTCCACCCCACAGAGGTCAAGCTTCAAAAATTGTGCGACAACCTGAGGATCAAACCGGCTACCACCACCACACCGAATATGGTCGCAGATATCTTCTACAGACCAAGCCTTATGATAACGACGATCGTGAGCCAAGGCGTCCCAGACATCAGCCACAGCAAAGATTCGCGCAGCCAAAGGAATCTCCTCCCCCTTCAGCCCCCTGGGATAACCGGAACCATCCCAGCGCTCATGGTGGCAATACGGGATATCCAAAGCAGGAAGCAAGAAATTAATCCCGGAAAGCATCTGCCGGGCATAATCAGGATGACGCATCATCTCCATTTTCTCGGCCTCACTCAATGGCCCCTCATTCATCAACACGACATCAGGTACCGCCATTTTACCGATATCGTGCAGCAAAGAGCCGAATTTAATATAGCGCAACTGCCCCGGAGTAAAGTCAAACCTCTCAGCCAGCGCCATGGTCATGGTGCATACCCGTCGGGTATGCCCCTCGGTTTCGCGATCCCGTAACTCCAAGGCCCGACCCCAGCCTTCGATGGTCGACTCATAGGCATCCCAAAGCTCCTGGTTCATCTTGGTAATCTTGTGTTCATCGTGCCTGATCTGCCGCATGGCCAGACGAGACAAGCGCATCACCAAAAAGACAAAGACCGCCCCCCCCAGATAGACCAGACCGACCACATAGCCGACCAGTCCCAGACTGTGCCTATCTCCGGAAAAAAACTCCGCCATGTACCCAAGCACAAAAAATCCTATCAGGGCATTAATCACCGACCACCGTGAACG
This genomic interval carries:
- a CDS encoding HD domain-containing protein, coding for MGIPGLALHHLIIAIGLVFLLASIYQSRKIGEYIPSALRSRWSVINALIGFFVLGYMAEFFSGDRHSLGLVGYVVGLVYLGGAVFVFLVMRLSRLAMRQIRHDEHKITKMNQELWDAYESTIEGWGRALELRDRETEGHTRRVCTMTMALAERFDFTPGQLRYIKFGSLLHDIGKMAVPDVVLMNEGPLSEAEKMEMMRHPDYARQMLSGINFLLPALDIPYCHHERWDGSGYPRGLKGEEIPLAARIFAVADVWDALAHDRRYHKAWSVEDICDHIRCGGGSRFDPQVVAQFLKLDLCGVEQAGCSFDAG